The stretch of DNA TCTCGGACGATCTTGTCTACGAAGACGCCATAGTACTCATTGCCCGCATCGTCGTATTGAACGTTTACCCATCCGAGAATTCCAATGTGCTCCATATCTCTCAGGGACAGGATGATCTCCTTGAAACCCTCTTTCTGGGCCCATACGTAAGCATTCCCGCCTGAATCATCTCCTAGTCTGAGCTGAAAATACGCCTGCCCATCAAGTGTGATATTTTCCGCACCGTAGTAGGTGCAATCGGGAATGCATACATCCTCCTCCCACAGTTCTTCTCCAGTAAGCTCGATGTGTCGAAGTGTGACTTCTTCAGCCATGGTCGTTCTCGCAAGACCAGTTGCTCACAAATTGCTCTTAGCACAGAGATCGAAGCTATCCGTTTCACCCGTTGAAGTTGCGATTCTATCTTCTCCAGTGGACATGTCAACACCGTATCTTGCTGACTCATCCCCAGTTTTGGTTGAGAGGGGCAAAGAAAAAGGCGGCGCCTTCCCGATGATTCCGTTAGGTAAGACGGAGCGCGCTCCAGGAACAACCTGGAAAGGAAGGCACCGCCATGGATCGCACGGATGCGATCGCTTGGGTCGTGTCGTTCTGCGCTTCTCTTCGGCTGTCCCAAGCCAAGACCTTGAGTGAGTTGTCGGTGGCCGGTTATCCGGAGTTATCCGGAGACATCCATGAGCAAGTCTGTGTCAAGACTCTAGCGGGCGAATCTTAGCGGGCGTGCCCACACATTCATTCGGCGTCATCCCTTCAGGGAGCGCCAGTATTCTTCGTGCGTCGCCGGCCTCAGTCACCATAACGAGGTCGTCTTCGGGGCTGGGGAGCAAGGGACGACCGAGCGCGGTCTCGAGCTTTTTGACGAATCCCCCCGGCCCCAGCGGTCTGCCTGTATTCTCGCTGCGGCGGATCGCCTCGGCAAGGGGTTGCTCGTCCTTTTCACCCCAAAGGTATTCCTCCCACGATTGTCTCCCTGACCACTGTCGGTTGGGATCCGTCATGCGCGGCGCCGCAAACGCGCGGGGCAAGTTCCGCCGCTAACGAATCGCACAAACGTTTGCCTTTTCTGACTGCTCTTAATCCTCTTAATCTTCTTAATCTTTTCCCAATCCCGCTCTCCCCGTTGCCGCTATAATCTGCGACCATGAACCATCCGCAGGCATATTCGGCGATCCTGAGCCAGGTCGTCAACGGCGAAGACCTCTGCGCCGAGCAGGCGCGTGCGGCCTTTGGGGCCATCATGGACGGGCTGTGGAGCGAGGCCCAGATCGCCGGGCTGCTGGTGGCGATGGCGGTCAAGGGGCACACCGTTGACGAGATCGCCGGGGCGGCCACCGCCATGCGAGAACACGTCACGCCCATCAACGCCGGGGGGCGCGACGTCGTCGACACCTGCGGCACCGGCGGAACGGGCATCAGCACGTTCAACATATCGACGGCCGCCGCCCTCGTCGCCGCCGGGGCGGGCGTGGCGGTGGCTAAACACGGAAACCGCACCCACACCCGCGCCAGCGGATCGGCCGATGTGCTGGCCGCGCTGGGCGTGAATATCCAGGCCTCGGCCGAGACGGCTGCCCGCTGCCTGCGCGAGGCGGGCGTGTGCTTCTGCTTCGCGGTGACCTGCCACCCCGCCATGCGCTACGCCGGTCCGGTGCGCAAAGCCCTGGCCGTGCGAACGATCTTCAACCTGCTGGGCCCGCTGACCAATCCCGCCGGCGCGCGGCGGCAGGTCATGGGCGTTTTCGATCCGGCGCTGACCGAGACCATCGCCCGCGTGCTGGCGTCGCTGGGCGCGGTGCGGGCGTTCGTGGTGCATGCCGATGACGGCCTGGATGAAATCTCCACCACCTGCCCCACCCGCGTCAGCGAACTGCGCGATGGACACGTCGTCACCTGCACCGCCGAGCCGGACGACTTCGGGTTTGCCCGTTCAAAGAGCGAAGACCTGCTGGTGACATCGGCAGCCGAGTCGGCCCAGGTCATTCAGCACGTGCTGGCCGGCAAGAAGGGCCCCGCCCGCGACATCGTGCTGCTCAACGCCGCAGCCGCCATCGCCGTGGCGGATAAAGCCGACGACATCGGGGCCGCCGTCCCCATCGCCGCCCGCTCCGTCGACTCCGGCGCCGCTGCCGCCGCATTGGAAAAACTCATCGCGGTCAGCAATTCGTAGCGGTCACAGACGGCGTGCCCAGGCGTCACGCGGGACGCTGCTCAACTCGTTTCAATCAGGGTTTCCGCCCAGTCGACGACGCGCTGGGCGACGGCCAGGGCCTGGTGGTATTGCGGTTCGGTGACCGGAACCTCGCGCTGGTAGGGTTCGCCGGCGCCGATCCGCTCCAGCGACGTCACATGCTCCATCGCCTCGGCCGCGGCTGCGTAGTCAGGCACGCGGCGCAGCAGTTGGGAGAGGTCCTCGTTGTCGTTGAAAGCAACGTGGTAGTGTATCAGCACGGCCCGCAGGGCATTGATGGCGGCCTGGTGGGCGTGGTCGCAGAGGTTCTCCAGCAGCACGCCTCCGGCCCCGGGCGAGATGCGGGCGAACTCCAATTCCTTCTGCGCCAGATCGAGCCAGTGACGATGTTCCTGAAGCAGTTTCGCCGCAGGCATGGCAGCCCCCTTTCGCGGTATTATAGCAGCGACTAACCCGAAGACTACATGAACCGCAGAGATCGCAAAGCACGCAGAGAAGCAGATGGCTAAAAACAAGAACATTCAATGTTGCGGCCGGCGTGACCGGAGAAAACAGGCTGTCCATGTGAGCGACTTGCCAGCCTCTGCGGGCTCTGCGATCTCCGCGGTGAAATATCCCGGCTAATCGGGAAACTGCATGAACCGCAGAGATCGCAGAGTACGCAGAGAAGCAAATGGCTTAAAACAAGACCATCTAACGTCGCCATCGGCGTTAATCCGGAAAGACAGACTGTCCATGCGGCCCGCTTCCGTAAGTGTCCGTAGGTCTCTTCGCTCAAAGCACCTCTGCGGCCTCTGCGATCTCCGCGGTGAAACATCGGGGCTAACAGCGGCATGCATACAGGAGCCCGTGCGACTCATGGGCAAGAGCCCATGCTACGGTCTATTCCCAGGGGAAGTCTCTGCCGGTCAGGGCGGTGTAGGCCTCGATGTACTTGCTTCGGGTAGCCTGGACCACTTCGGCGGGCAGGGCCGGGGCCGGGGGGGTGCGGTCGAAGTGAATGTCATCGAGGTAGTCGCGGACGAACTGCTTGTCGAAACTGGCTTGCTCGCGGCCTTCCTTGTACTGGTCGGCCGGCCAGAATCGCGACGAATCGGGGGTGAGGCATTCATCGACGAGGATGATCCGGCCGCTCTCGTCAAAGCCCCACTCGAACTTGGTGTCGGCGACGATGATGCCTCGCTGGGCGGCGTAGTCGCGGGCGCGGGAGTACAGGGCGATGGACTTGTCTCGAAGCTGCGTCATCACGTCGCTGCCCACGAGTTCGCAGGCCCGTTCGAAGTTGATGTTCTCGTCGTGTTCGCCCAGTTCGGCCTTGGTGGCGGGCGTGAAGATCGGCTCGGGCAGCTTGGAAGACATCTTGAGCCCTTTAGGCAGGGCGATCCCGCAGACCGTGCCGGATTTCTGGTATTCCTTCCATCCGCTTCCGGCGAGGTACCCGCGCACCACGCACTCGATGGGCACGACCTTGGCGCGGCGGCAGAGCATGAACCGCCCGTCGAGCTCGTCGCTGCGGCAGTCCTCGGGCAGGTCCTTCATGGCCGCCGAGATCACGTGGTTGGGCGTCACGTCGGACAGCAGGTCGAACCAGAACAGGCTGATCTGCGTCAGGACGCGGCCCTTGTCGGGGATGCCGTTGGGCATGACCACGTCGAAGGCGCTGATGCGGTCGGTGGCCACCAGCAGCAGTTGCTCGGGCAGGTCGTAGATGTCCCGCACCTTTCCCGACCGCTTGGGATAGTGTCCGATGGAGGTTGTCAGCAAGGCGGTGCTCTTCATAGGGGTACCCTTCTACCGCCGCCGGCGCGGCAGGTCAAGAGCGCACTCAGCGCCGGGCGGTCCACAGGGGCGGGCTGAGGTACTCGATGATGCCTATGGCCATCGCCGACGCCAGACGCCGGCGATGGTCCGCCCGGTCGAGATCGGACGCGTCGGTGCTGTTGGAAACAAACCCCATCTCCACCAGGACCGATGGAATCCGCGGCTCGTTGATCACGCGGATCGTCTTGGGATGGCGCCGGATCCCGCGGCTGGCCAGGTTCAGCGACGCCATCTCCCCGGCGATGGCGGAGGCGGCCGTGATCGATGCGGAGGAAGGGCTGCGTCCGAGGTAGACCGTGAAGCCCGAGGCGCTGCTGTTGGCGGCGGCGTCGGCGTGGAGGCTGAGCATCAGCCGCGCGCCGCTGCGGTTGGCGATCGCCACGCGATCGGCAAGCGGAATGAACGTGTCGTCGCTGCGCGTCAGGATCACCTCGACGTTCTGCGCTCGCAGGACAGACGCCAGGTCCAGCGCCACCGCCAGCACCACGTCCTTCTCGCGAACCTGCCGGTGCTGACCGGCCACGCCGTAACCGCCGACGGCGCCGGGGTCCTTACCGCCATGGCCGGCGTCGATGAGCACCGGACCCAGTCGCGGACCGCTGTACTGCAGCTTGATCGGCGGCGACAGACGCGACGGCGCCTCCGGCGCCACCAGCGCCCGGCGCGGGCGCGACGTCGTACGCAGCGCCCGAGCCAGGTCCTCATCCAGGCCCCGCGGCAGAAGGAGCGAATCGCCCTTCTCGTGCGGGCTGATCTGCCCGCGGTACGTCAGCGGCCGCCCGTTCACCAGAACCGCCCCGCCGGGGTCGACCACCAGCGTCACCAGGTTGCCCGAGGCATCGCGAAGCATGGCGCTGTAGGCCGATGCGGAAAGGACTCGCAGCTTGAGATCGGCGGCCATCGTCTCCAGCGGCACGTACTCGCTGGTCGGGTCGACCAGGTCGCTGGGGCGCCCCCACATGCTGTCCCACCGCTGGCGGTCGGCCTCGGTACAGCCGCACGCCGCGGCGGCCAGCAGGACGACAATCGTAAGATTGCGGATAGCATTCACCGGCAGACTCTCCGCGTAGCCCCCGCCCTTCGTTTCGACCATGGCACCACAAACCAGCCGGCGTGTCAAGGCGGCGAATCTCGCAGGTCATGAAAGAACTTGCCCGGCGATCGCCAGAGCCCGCTCGATATCCTGCTCGTCGACTTCCAGGCACGTCACGGCCCGGCAGGAATGGGGACCCAGCGCCATGATCCGCACGCCGGCCTCGTCGAGCCTGGCAGCCAGGTCCGCGGCGGGCATGGTGGTGATGTCGAAGAAGACGATGTTGGTCTGGACGCTCTGGGGGTCGAGTTTGACGCCCGGCAGGGCCGCCAGCCCGCCTGCAAGTTTCCGGGCGTTGGCATGATCTTCCGCCAGGCGCCGGCGATTGTGTTCCAGGGCGTACAACGCCCCCGCCGCGATGATGCCCACCTGCCGCATGCCGCCGCCGAAGAGTTTTCGCACGCGTCTCGCCTGGGCGATGAAGTCCTTCGTGCCCGCCAGCGCCGAGCCCACCGGCGCGCCCAGGCCTTTCGAAAAGCACACGCTGACGGAGTCCACCTGCCCAGCGTAGTCCGCTTCGGATACGCCGGCGGCGACGGCGGCGTTCCAAAGCCGCGCGCCGTCCATGTGGATCTTCATCCCGCGCCTGCGTGCCTCGGCCGACACGCCGGCCAGCGTCTCCAGCGGCCAGATGCTCCCGCCGCCGCGATTGTGCGTGTTCTCGAGGCACACCAGCGACGGCTGGGGGAAGTGTACGTTCGCCGGCCGGATCGCCGCGGCCAGTTCATCGGCGTTGAAGATTCCGCGCCGGGCCTCGATCAGCCGCATCGTGACGCCGGAAAGCGCCGCCGGAGCGCCGGCCTCATAGTAGTGGCAGTGGGCGTTGGCGTCGGTGACGACTTCGTCGCCCGCACGCGTGTGGCAGCGTATGGCGATCTGATTGGCCATCGTCCCCGAAGGCGTATAGAGAGCGGCCTCTTTGCTGAGAATCTCGGCCGTCTTCTTTTCCAGAGCGATGACGGTGGGATCGTCGCCGAGCACATCATCGCCCACTTCCGCCGCCGCGATGGCGGCGCGCATGGCCGGGGTTGGTTTGGTAATCGTGTCAGATCGCAGGTCTATGGGCATTTCAATTTCCAATTTACAATTTCCAATTTCCAATTGAGAAGAACCTTCACGCCGGGTTCTTCCTGGCCTTGGCGACCCTTCTTGCTTTGGCGGTCTTTTCGGACGCTACAACAATCGAGATGATCTCTCGTCCTTCCTTGATCAGGTCGCTGACAAGAGCATCCTTTGTCAATTCGGCCTCTTTTGCCATGACGATCCAGAAGACGGATTCATCCGCTTCCTCTTCAACGATGCCGAGCTTGTTGAGAAAGTCTGCGTAGCTTCTTCCTGCACACGCGGCGTGATAATTCGCCGCGGCGCTGGTTCCGCATCTAATCAACTGATTAGCCATGATCTTGCCCGTAATGGTCTTTGGAAATGACTCGGCAAGGCGTATGCACCGCAGCGCGTATGCCCGCAGTCTCTTCTTCATTTCATCAGGCGTCATGGTCGCCTCTGTTGTTTAATGTTGTTAAATTGGAAATTCCAAATTGGAAATTGGAAATTACTCCAAACCCTTCTTCATCTCATCAGGCGTCATAGGGCACCCGTTGTCAATGTTGTTAAATTGGAAATTCCAAATTGGAAATCGGAAATTATTTCAAGCCCAGCACATCCAGCATGTCATACAGCCCCGGCTTCTTGCCGGCCAGCCACTGGGCGGCCCGCAGGGCGCCGCGGGCGAAGTTGTCTCGGGTGTGGGCAACGTGGCCCAGGGTGATCGTCTCGCCCAGGTTGCCGAAATGCACCGTGTGCTCGCCGACGGTGTCGCCGACGCGCAGGGCGTGCATGCCGATCTCGCCGGGGTTCCTGGGGCACTGCCCGCCGCGACCCAGGACGGCGACCTCGCCGTATTCCTTGCCCGTGACGGCACAGATCGACTTGGCCAGGGCGATCGCCGTCCCGGACGGCGCATCCTTCTTGAAGCGATGGTGCGTCTCGGAGATCTCGATGTCATAGTCGCCCCCCAGCGCCGCGGCCGCCTGGGCCACCAGCTTGAGCAACACGTTGACGCCCACGGACATGTTGGCCGCATGCACGATCGGGATCGTCGCCGCCGCGTCGGCGATCTCGGCGCGCTGGCTATCGGTCAGACCGGTCGTGCCGATGACCATCGCGCAACCCCGCTCGCGGCAGACCCGCAGCCACTCCATCGTGCCCTCGGGCAGCGAGAAGTCGATCAGCACCTGCGGCAAGGCCGCCATCTCCTGCGTCACCGCCAGGCCGAAATGCCCCACGCCGGCCAATTCGCCGACGTCGGCTCCCAGCGCCGGTTGACCGGCGACTTCGACAGCCGCCACGATGTCGAACTGCTCCGACTCGATAGCCAGCGCCGCGATGCGCCGCCCCATGCGCCCGCCCGCGCCCGTGATAGCGATTTTGATCATGGCATCGTCCTTTCGGCTTCACAAGTAACCGAAGGCGGCATCGAAATCAACGCCGGGCCGCCGCGCCGGGGGTGACCGATCTCTGGCAGATGAAACCTTACCACAGAGGCACAGAGGGCTCTGAGGCAACAACGAAGAAACAACCTTGCCACAGAGCCCACAAAGAGCACAGAGAAGAGGCGAAGAGTTCCGGGGATCAAATAGCCGCTGAGGTCGCTGGGGTCGCAGAGGAAAGAAGTAGTTTTGTCTTCTTACATCCTCAGCGTCCTCAGCGACCTCTGCGGCTTAATCGTTCGGCGGCAGTAATCGCACTCTGCAATAGGTTGCGGGCCAAGCCCGCGCTGGGTTCTCTGTGGCAAGGGTCATTGCTGCCGCGGCGCCGGAGGGGCGTTTTTGATTTGCTCTGGCCGCGGCCAAGGGCTATCGTTTAGGGCTTCCCATGGCAGCCGACGCGAACAAAGATCTGCATTCCGTGCGCGACACGGTCGAGAGCGTGTGGGTGGCGATCATCCTGGCGTTCGTGCTGCGCGCGTTCATGGTCGAGGCGTTCGTGATTCCCACCGGCTCGATGGCCCCGCGGTTGATGGGCGAGCACTGGGACCTGACGTGTCCCTCGTGCGGGCTGCAGTACCCCTTCGGCTACAACGAGCAGCTCTACGGCGGACCGCCGCGGCGCGGGCAGGACGTCACGCCGATGAACGCCGCCTGCCCCAGTTGCCGCCACCCCTACGAGTCGCGCGACCTGGTCAACAACGGCGACCGCGTGCTGGTGCTCAAGTATGTCTACCCGTTCCGCTCGCCCGAGCCCTTCGACGTGGTGGTCTTCCACAACCCCCAGAGCAACGAAGACAACTACATCAAGCGCCTCATCGGCCTGCCGGGCGAGACGATTGAGCTGGTGCATGGCGACGTGTTCGTGAACACCAAGGATCCCACCAAGGCCGCCGACTTCGCCTCCGGATGGCAGGTCCGCCGCAAGCCCCCCCGCGCCCAGGAGGCGATGTGGGAGGTCCTGTTCGACAACGACTTTCGCCCCAGTCCGCAGTGGGCCGGCGATGAAAACTGCCCCAAATGGGTTCTGCCCGACGCCGGCGGCGCGCGCTGGAAGGTCAATGCCCAGGAGCACGTCGATACCCGCACGCTGGCCTTCACCGGCGGGGCTCCCCAGACGCTGACCCTGTCGGTTCCGCGCAATCACTTCAAGCCCGTCTACGGTTACAACCCGCAGTTGCAGAGCGACGCCTCCGACCTGTACCCCGAGGCCGACGTCAACGGCGACCTGCGCCTCTCGGCGGTGCTGATCGGCGGCGGGCAGTCGCAGGTGTCGCTGGAGATCGCCACGGTGTCGCAGGAGTTCCGGGCTGTCATCGACACCGGCGGCAGCGTCGAACTCTTCCGCCGCGAGCGGGACGCGGCGTCATGGGGTCAGCCGTGGCGGCGGGCGAGCATCGGAGCGATCTCGAGCGGCCAGGGGCAAGCCATTTCGCTCGCCCACGCCGACTATACCGTCACCGTCGACGTGGCTGGCAAGTCCGTCATCCGCGCCGAATACGAGGCGCCTTACCAGCGCCTCATCGAGCAGCTGGCCCAGGTGCAGACGACGCCCGCCGATGCCCAGAGGCTGTTCCCGACGCCGAAGATCTCGATCGAAGGTTCGGGCGAGGCGTTCTCGCTGCTGCACGTGCGCGTCGACCGCGACGTGTACTATGTCTCGCGCAGCCTGGACCTGGACGATCCCAGGGAGATAGCGATTAATCCAGTGCTGATGCAATACGCCCAGAGCCCGCCGGTGCGGAAGGAGATCGAGCGGTTCCCGGCCCGAAACGGCAGAGGCTATCTCGGCTGGGGCGTCACGGGAAGGGCGATCACGCTGCACCATTACCCGGACAACCCGGACCTCGACTCCTTCTTCGTCCTGGGCGACAACAGCCCCGCCAGCCTCGACGGGCGAGCGTGGATCAAGGCGGCCCCGACGCTGAAGCTGTGGAAAGATCCCCAGAACCCCGACGAGGCAGGGCGAACCCCGCTTTACCAACTGGGCACGGTCCCGCGGTACAGCATGATCGGCAAGGCGATCTACGTATACTGGCCGGCGGGATATCGACCGCCGGGATTGCCTTCCTTGCCAATCCTTCCCAATGTCGGTAAAATGCGGCTGATCTATTGATGAGTTATGCACAAGCGTACCCAAGCGGCCACGGCCTTTGGGACGTGTTCGCGACAGCGCGAATGTTTGAGGATCGCTACAGTTGAATGAGGCCGGCGCCGTTGAGGCTTTAGGGCGGCAGTGCCCGATAAGCCTATAGTAATGTTGCCTTTACGTTGTTTACGATAATCATTGGCGATTTTATTGCCGGCGGCATGAAGATTGCTTAATCGGCCCCGGCGAGACCGCGACGAGGCAGAGGGATGGCGGCAGTAAGCCTTCTGCACAGGTTATCCACAGCGATTCCGCCAAGAGCGGAAATCACAGGAATCACCGAATGGTGTTGCTTGAAGCCAAAGGGCTTGTGAAACGGTACGGCGGCAGGGCCGTGGTCAACCACGTCTCCATCCGCGTCAACCAGGGCGAGATCGTCGGTCTGCTGGGGCGCAACGGCGCCGGAAAGACC from Planctomycetaceae bacterium encodes:
- the lepB gene encoding signal peptidase I → MAADANKDLHSVRDTVESVWVAIILAFVLRAFMVEAFVIPTGSMAPRLMGEHWDLTCPSCGLQYPFGYNEQLYGGPPRRGQDVTPMNAACPSCRHPYESRDLVNNGDRVLVLKYVYPFRSPEPFDVVVFHNPQSNEDNYIKRLIGLPGETIELVHGDVFVNTKDPTKAADFASGWQVRRKPPRAQEAMWEVLFDNDFRPSPQWAGDENCPKWVLPDAGGARWKVNAQEHVDTRTLAFTGGAPQTLTLSVPRNHFKPVYGYNPQLQSDASDLYPEADVNGDLRLSAVLIGGGQSQVSLEIATVSQEFRAVIDTGGSVELFRRERDAASWGQPWRRASIGAISSGQGQAISLAHADYTVTVDVAGKSVIRAEYEAPYQRLIEQLAQVQTTPADAQRLFPTPKISIEGSGEAFSLLHVRVDRDVYYVSRSLDLDDPREIAINPVLMQYAQSPPVRKEIERFPARNGRGYLGWGVTGRAITLHHYPDNPDLDSFFVLGDNSPASLDGRAWIKAAPTLKLWKDPQNPDEAGRTPLYQLGTVPRYSMIGKAIYVYWPAGYRPPGLPSLPILPNVGKMRLIY
- a CDS encoding phosphoribosylaminoimidazolesuccinocarboxamide synthase, with translation MKSTALLTTSIGHYPKRSGKVRDIYDLPEQLLLVATDRISAFDVVMPNGIPDKGRVLTQISLFWFDLLSDVTPNHVISAAMKDLPEDCRSDELDGRFMLCRRAKVVPIECVVRGYLAGSGWKEYQKSGTVCGIALPKGLKMSSKLPEPIFTPATKAELGEHDENINFERACELVGSDVMTQLRDKSIALYSRARDYAAQRGIIVADTKFEWGFDESGRIILVDECLTPDSSRFWPADQYKEGREQASFDKQFVRDYLDDIHFDRTPPAPALPAEVVQATRSKYIEAYTALTGRDFPWE
- a CDS encoding GntG family PLP-dependent aldolase; translated protein: MPIDLRSDTITKPTPAMRAAIAAAEVGDDVLGDDPTVIALEKKTAEILSKEAALYTPSGTMANQIAIRCHTRAGDEVVTDANAHCHYYEAGAPAALSGVTMRLIEARRGIFNADELAAAIRPANVHFPQPSLVCLENTHNRGGGSIWPLETLAGVSAEARRRGMKIHMDGARLWNAAVAAGVSEADYAGQVDSVSVCFSKGLGAPVGSALAGTKDFIAQARRVRKLFGGGMRQVGIIAAGALYALEHNRRRLAEDHANARKLAGGLAALPGVKLDPQSVQTNIVFFDITTMPAADLAARLDEAGVRIMALGPHSCRAVTCLEVDEQDIERALAIAGQVLS
- the trpD gene encoding anthranilate phosphoribosyltransferase, with the translated sequence MNHPQAYSAILSQVVNGEDLCAEQARAAFGAIMDGLWSEAQIAGLLVAMAVKGHTVDEIAGAATAMREHVTPINAGGRDVVDTCGTGGTGISTFNISTAAALVAAGAGVAVAKHGNRTHTRASGSADVLAALGVNIQASAETAARCLREAGVCFCFAVTCHPAMRYAGPVRKALAVRTIFNLLGPLTNPAGARRQVMGVFDPALTETIARVLASLGAVRAFVVHADDGLDEISTTCPTRVSELRDGHVVTCTAEPDDFGFARSKSEDLLVTSAAESAQVIQHVLAGKKGPARDIVLLNAAAAIAVADKADDIGAAVPIAARSVDSGAAAAALEKLIAVSNS
- a CDS encoding four helix bundle protein — protein: MTPDEMKKRLRAYALRCIRLAESFPKTITGKIMANQLIRCGTSAAANYHAACAGRSYADFLNKLGIVEEEADESVFWIVMAKEAELTKDALVSDLIKEGREIISIVVASEKTAKARRVAKARKNPA
- a CDS encoding N-acetylmuramoyl-L-alanine amidase; translated protein: MVETKGGGYAESLPVNAIRNLTIVVLLAAAACGCTEADRQRWDSMWGRPSDLVDPTSEYVPLETMAADLKLRVLSASAYSAMLRDASGNLVTLVVDPGGAVLVNGRPLTYRGQISPHEKGDSLLLPRGLDEDLARALRTTSRPRRALVAPEAPSRLSPPIKLQYSGPRLGPVLIDAGHGGKDPGAVGGYGVAGQHRQVREKDVVLAVALDLASVLRAQNVEVILTRSDDTFIPLADRVAIANRSGARLMLSLHADAAANSSASGFTVYLGRSPSSASITAASAIAGEMASLNLASRGIRRHPKTIRVINEPRIPSVLVEMGFVSNSTDASDLDRADHRRRLASAMAIGIIEYLSPPLWTARR
- the dapB gene encoding 4-hydroxy-tetrahydrodipicolinate reductase, which produces MIKIAITGAGGRMGRRIAALAIESEQFDIVAAVEVAGQPALGADVGELAGVGHFGLAVTQEMAALPQVLIDFSLPEGTMEWLRVCRERGCAMVIGTTGLTDSQRAEIADAAATIPIVHAANMSVGVNVLLKLVAQAAAALGGDYDIEISETHHRFKKDAPSGTAIALAKSICAVTGKEYGEVAVLGRGGQCPRNPGEIGMHALRVGDTVGEHTVHFGNLGETITLGHVAHTRDNFARGALRAAQWLAGKKPGLYDMLDVLGLK
- a CDS encoding HEPN domain-containing protein, which translates into the protein MPAAKLLQEHRHWLDLAQKELEFARISPGAGGVLLENLCDHAHQAAINALRAVLIHYHVAFNDNEDLSQLLRRVPDYAAAAEAMEHVTSLERIGAGEPYQREVPVTEPQYHQALAVAQRVVDWAETLIETS